The proteins below come from a single Eucalyptus grandis isolate ANBG69807.140 chromosome 3, ASM1654582v1, whole genome shotgun sequence genomic window:
- the LOC104436935 gene encoding FCS-Like Zinc finger 11, which produces MLGKRARSVLKDRQMAQRTVANPDCELNLNSKRNTLFNLPGLFVGLTPKRLSDSESANSPTSPLDFKAFSTLTNPNKSPKSPQHKKIWDRDKVGLSIVDSLDDHAKALPGKVHQPSNNKTFLHGLQMKPKNPNFDTDTRPVEAAKSLPKNYAFSHTHLKSPLRDTNSNVVFEIGVDLQDTGPFGKTRSCSLNSCTIVNSSSKLSKSNPKSNNFFRSDQSSLLASPVSGNGINGLIASLPKKEIELSEDYTCITLHGPNKKTTHIFGDCILECQSNGTMDIHGTSQNNRLSSLSKTSEALALYPSDIFLSFCFHCKKILEEGKDIYMYRGEKAFCSSQCRSEEIMIDEEMEKPMNTTAPGDASDSCNGQGNLFETELEETK; this is translated from the exons ATGCTTGGTAAAAGGGCCAGGTCAGTGCTGAAAGATCGCCAGATGGCTCAAAGAACAGTTGCTAATCCTGATTGTGAGCTTAATTTGAATTCTAAAAGGAATACCTTATTCAATCTCCCTGGCCTTTTTGTGGGTTTGACCCCTAAGAGACTATCAGACTCTGAATCAGCCAATAGTCCTACCTCTCCTCTTGATTTCAAGGCATTCTCAACTCTGACCAACCCTAACAAGTCCCCTAAATCACCacaacacaaaaaaatttgggatcGCGACAAAGTGGGCTTAAGCATTGTAGATTCTCTTGATGATCATGCTAAAGCATTGCCTGGAAAAGTTCATCAGCCATCAAATAACAAGACCTTTCTTCACGGTCTCCAGATGAAGCCTAAAAATCCGAACTTTGACACAGATACTCGTCCCGTTGAAGCAGCTAAGTCACTGCCAAAGAATTATGCATTCTCTCATACCCACTTGAAATCTCCCCTCCGTGATACTAACTCCAATGTCGTTTTTGAGATTGGAGTGGACCTTCAAGATACCGGACCTTTTGGGAAAACCCGGTCGTGTTCTCTGAATTCTTGCACTATTGTGAATTCTTCttccaaattgagcaaatcgaatcCAAAATCAAACAACTTCTTCCGTTCTGACCAGAGTTCCTTGTTGGCGTCACCTGTCTCTGGAAATGGAATCAATGGACTCATTGCTTCTCTCCCGAAGAAAGAGATTGAGCTCTCCGAGGACTATACATGTATAACCTTACATGGCCCTAACAAGAAGACAACCCACATTTTCGGTGACTGTATTTTGGAATGCCAATCTAATGGAACAATGGATATTCATGGGACCAGTCAGAACAATCGGCTGAGTTCACTGAGTAAGACTTCTGAAGCTCTGGCATTGTATCCATCAGACATCTTCTTGAGCTTCTGCTTCCACTGCAAGAAGATTCTGGAAGAGGGAAAAGATATCTACATGTACAG AGGCGAGAAAGCATTTTGCAGTTCACAATGCCGTTCAGAAGAGATCATGATCGACGAGGAAATGGAGAAACCCATGAATACTACAGCTCCTGGGGACGCATCTGATTCGTGCAATGGCCAGGGCAACCTCTTCGAGACCGAACTCGAAGAAACCAAGTAA
- the LOC104436934 gene encoding probable E3 ubiquitin-protein ligase RZFP34 encodes MGEVAIEGPGFQHFDAENLQHASYKESQMDNEFAVLQQMNGEQMPIETSKGDASATKLLESGHMQYGCPHYRRRCRIRAPCCNEIFDCRHCHNDAKNNINVNQKQRHELPRHQVQQVVCSLCGTEQEVRQVCINCGVCMGKYFCGTCKLFDDDTSKKQYHCNGCGICRIGGRENFFHCYKCGCCYSILLKNSHPCVEGAMHHDCPVCFEFLFDSRNDVTVLPCGHTIHKTCLKEMREHHQYACPICSKSVCDMSKVWEKFDMEIAATPMPEPYQNKMVWILCNDCGKTSQVQFHVVAQKCAHCKSYNTRQTRG; translated from the exons ATGGGTGAAGTAGCCATTGAAGGGCCAGGGTTTCAACATTTTGATGCGGAAAACCTTCAGCATGCCTCCTATAAAGAGAGCCAGATGGACAATGAGTTCGCAGTCCTTCAGCAGATGAATGGGGAGCAGATGCCTATTGAAACATCTAAAGGTGATGCGAGCGCTACCAAGCTGCTAGAGAGTGGGCATATGCAGTATGG ATGTCCTCATTACCGTCGAAGGTGCCGCATTCGAGCCCCCTGTTGCAATGAGATTTTTGATTGCCGTCACTGTCATAATGATGCAAAG AATAATATCAATGTAAACCAAAAGCAGCGACATGAGTTGCCTCGCCATCAAGTGCAACAG GTTGTATGTTCACTCTGTGGTACTGAACAAGAG GTCCGGCAGGTGTGCATTAACTGTGGTGTTTGCATGGGCAAGTACTTTTGTGGGACTTGTAAGCTTTTCGATGACGAT ACATCCAAAAAGCAGTATCATTGCAATGGATGTGGCATTTGCAG AATTGGGGGACGAGAGAATTTCTTTCACTGTTACAAGTGTG GTTGCTGCTATTCAATCTTGCTGAAAAATAGCCATCCTTGCGTGGAAGGAGCGATGCATCATGATTGTCCTGTTTGCTTTGAG TTTCTATTTGATTCGAGAAATGACGTGACAGTCTTGCCTTGCGGGCACACAATTCATAAGACCTGCTTAAAAGAGATGAGAGAACATCACCA GTATGCCTGCCCAATCTGCTCGAAGTCTGTCTGTGATATGTCAAAGGTCTGGGAGAAATTCGACATGGAGATTGCAGCCACGCCAATGCCAGAGCCTtatcaaaacaaaatg GTTTGGATCCTCTGCAACGACTGCGGGAAAACGTCTCAGGTCCAATTCCATGTAGTCGCTCAGAAATGCGCCCATTGCAAGTCCTATAATACGCGCCAAACACGTGGCTGA